The sequence below is a genomic window from Thermoflavifilum sp..
CATAATACTTGTTCAGTTTCAATTCCTCTATGGTGCGATTAAAACATGTTAAGTGGTTGTATTACTCAAAAAACAAAAGAAGTTTCAATTCCTCTATGGTGCGATTAAAACCCCTTCGGGCTTTTCTAAATATCTCTCTTCGCACTAGTTTCAATTCCTCTATGGTGCGATTAAAACTTGATGCCAAAAAGTTTATGAGGTTGACGGGATTTGAGTTTCAATTCCTCTATGGTGCGATTAAAACTTACATCCGCTATTAAATGTTCTCCTGGTATTTCGCTGTTTCAATTCCTCTATGGTGCGATTAAAACCCCGTTGGATTAGAAAAAAAATGTAGCCTAAAATCAAGCATTTACAAAGATATCAAGTGCCCCCCGAAAATCCAAAAATCGTCGAACAGGAGTAGCCGATTTTGTCCAGGAGATCGACGACATCATCAAAATCACTACCCAGGCTGTTTTACCACATCTTCGTTCCCAAAAATTGTCTAATCAAACAAAACCATTAAAGGATAAACAACCGGTGCATGTATAAACAACTAAAAAACAACGTATTATAAAAAATTGCTGATCCCATTCTTCTCCTTCCCTACCACCATTTTATCTAACCACTTCTCCTGCCTGGTTTTAAAAATAATCAAACTATCTGTTTCCATGTCCATAATCCCGGATGCCTTATGTATGAGCTCCTTAAGCTTTACATCCGTAATCTCACCCTCAAAAACACTATTCTGTATCCAGTTTAAATATCTCCTGCACAATTTCAACATTTTCGCCACTCGTTTTTCATCAACATCGTAAACCAGTATAATATACATGCTTCACAAATATTGATTATCAATCCCCTTATCTACCACCAGGCCCTGAAAGGTTTATACTCTTCCATACCCATGATATGCTTGATCAGTTTATAACATTCCAGTTTCACCAGATGCCTATAACTCACCTGCCTCTTTAACGATCGGTGCTTGATGGTTTCATTTAATTTGGCTTCCCATGCTTCAATCACTTTTTTTCGTGCACCATCCTTTAATAAACAGTATGTCGCATGCCTATCAAAGTCCGACTCAGATAATTGACGTTTATTACATAACGCAAATACCAGTCGATCAACCAGTATAGGTTTAAAAACCTCAGCCAGATCAAGAGCAAGTGAAAATCGACGTTCTCCGGGTTCATGTAAAAAACTGATGGTTGGATTTAATTGTGTATGATAAATCATATCCAGGCACAAAGTATAACAAAGCATATTACAAAAAGAAATCAACGCATTAACCTCATTGGATGGAGGACGTTTTTCCCGGTTGCTAAACTCAAAATCGCGAATGATCTGATTAAAAGCCTCATAATATACCAATCTGATATTCCCCTCTATACCCATTAATGCATTCACATCATCGGCTAAATGAATCTGTGGTAAAAGGTCTTCAATCTTCTGTATTTGAATACTTAGTTCTCTATCCCTATTATCATAATATCTTAAATTTTTAAGCATGTTAAAGGCAGCTGCATCTACAAACTTCATTGCCAGGTGCAATCGTTTTGATGAATTTAAATAATGCTCGGCCTGAGCAATCAGGGCTTTCCCGCTCAATAAATAATCTTTCGGCATGAAACTGCCTGTATAATGTTCATAATAATCAAAAAAATGAACGGTAATTTGCTGCTTACCCAGGAAGTTAAACAGGGCACTATTTGCATCGAGGGAGCCGAAACAAAACAAATGATCGACACCCTCCACAGGAATGTAACGTGGAACGCCCTCATTTCCCTCTTCGTCAACGGGCGTAAACTTCAATGTATTGTCTTTTCTGCTTAATCTTCCAGGGTTAAATAAATAATAAGATTTTTTCATAGGATAAATATCAATTAGTCCTCAACATAACACAAATCAAAATAGCTGCAATTCAAACAATATTTTCTCTCTATGCGGGGCGGACAGCTATCTTGCTGCATAATTTGATGGATATGATGAATGTCATCTAATATCTTCTGCTCATCATCCGGGCTCAAGATCACTTGTTTTCTTTGACGCAGTTTAGGATATTCCAGAATAGCTTCTACACCCACAATACCCTGTTGTTTTAACAACCAGATATAATATCTCACCTGCCATTCATGAGCTTCTTCCATTTTATCTGATTTTTTAACTTCATGGATAATTTTTCTTTTCGGATCGTAGAAATCAATTTTACTGCCGGCTATTTCAATCTCCGTATATTTTTCTGATCGGTCCGGATATGAGGTCTCACCAATCCATCTGCCTTCATACACGAGATCGGAACCATGTTCCATAGTGATACCTTTAGCAAAAAGCCATAACTTCCGATGGCATACGTGATAATAATGCATGTGAATACCGGTGATTTGCAACATAAATTTTAAAGTATAGTTTGTTACAAAATATAGTCGATTTCCTGTTGCTT
It includes:
- the cas2 gene encoding CRISPR-associated endonuclease Cas2, with translation MYIILVYDVDEKRVAKMLKLCRRYLNWIQNSVFEGEITDVKLKELIHKASGIMDMETDSLIIFKTRQEKWLDKMVVGKEKNGISNFL
- the cas1b gene encoding type I-B CRISPR-associated endonuclease Cas1b, whose translation is MKKSYYLFNPGRLSRKDNTLKFTPVDEEGNEGVPRYIPVEGVDHLFCFGSLDANSALFNFLGKQQITVHFFDYYEHYTGSFMPKDYLLSGKALIAQAEHYLNSSKRLHLAMKFVDAAAFNMLKNLRYYDNRDRELSIQIQKIEDLLPQIHLADDVNALMGIEGNIRLVYYEAFNQIIRDFEFSNREKRPPSNEVNALISFCNMLCYTLCLDMIYHTQLNPTISFLHEPGERRFSLALDLAEVFKPILVDRLVFALCNKRQLSESDFDRHATYCLLKDGARKKVIEAWEAKLNETIKHRSLKRQVSYRHLVKLECYKLIKHIMGMEEYKPFRAWW
- the cas4 gene encoding CRISPR-associated protein Cas4, with the translated sequence MLQITGIHMHYYHVCHRKLWLFAKGITMEHGSDLVYEGRWIGETSYPDRSEKYTEIEIAGSKIDFYDPKRKIIHEVKKSDKMEEAHEWQVRYYIWLLKQQGIVGVEAILEYPKLRQRKQVILSPDDEQKILDDIHHIHQIMQQDSCPPRIERKYCLNCSYFDLCYVED